One window from the genome of Drosophila albomicans strain 15112-1751.03 chromosome 2L, ASM965048v2, whole genome shotgun sequence encodes:
- the LOC117565698 gene encoding beta-1,3-galactosyltransferase 6 isoform X2 translates to MEDLYNAITAFFFGSFITRILSIADKCPVERSGVAKLEPHPDLFLVILVFSAPSNTEQRDAMRETWLRLAKPLKQTYFPEDQIYLPSYSDGHLHMETVAWQANRLQQYVQWQQQLPQMEEPRVHRNIKFKHIFAIGTQQLSPTLRSELEHEQKQHNDLLLLPQLHDDYKNLTEKLLQSLITITQHYEFSYLLKVDDDSYVKLDNLLNVLVSYDRKLLRRRGDYVNDPLPELYWGYFNGRANIKTKGHWSEPNYYLSKNYINYALGGGYVISQKLCAHVANNSQLLSKYVSEDASLGTWLAPLRHVYRWHDPRFDTAYMPAKCRDYHLVLHKRSQHLMQDLYNGKMCTHEHPGQRAFVSYYYDWTKPADKCCDSIVA, encoded by the coding sequence CGATAACAGCGTTCTTCTTCGGCAGTTTCATCACAAGAATATTAAGCATAGCGGATAAGTGTCCGGTTGAGCGAAGTGGTGTCGCCAAACTGGAACCGCATCCCGATTTATTTCTAGTAATACTCGTGTTCAGTGCACCCAGCAACACGGAGCAGCGTGATGCCATGCGTGAGACATGGTTGCGTCTCGCTAAGCCTTTGAAGCAAACCTACTTCCCCGAAGATCAAATCTATCTACCAAGCTACAGTGATGGCCACTTGCATATGGAAACAGTGGCGTGGCAGGCGAATCGTCTGCAGCAATACgtgcaatggcaacaacagttgccacaAATGGAGGAGCCGAGAGTGCACCGCAATATAAAGTTCAAGCACATCTTTGCAATTGGAACGCAACAATTGAGTCCCACACTACGCTCTGAGCTAGAGCATGAACAAAAGCAGCACAAtgatttgttgctgttgccgcagTTGCATGACGATTATAAGAATCTCACTGAGAAATTGCTGCAGTCGCTAATAACAATAACGCAACACTACGAGTTCTCATACCTGTTGAAAGTGGACGACGACTCCTACGTGAAGCTGGACAATCTGCTCAACGTACTCGTTTCGTACGATCGCAAGTTGTTGCGTCGTCGAGGAGATTATGTGAATGACCCGTTGCCTGAGCTCTATTGGGGCTACTTCAACGGGCGGGCTAACATCAAAACTAAGGGACACTGGAGTGAACCGAATTATTATTTGAGCAAGAACTACATTAATTATGCTCTAGGTGGCGGCTATGTTATATCTCAGAAACTATGCGCGCATGTGGCGAATAACTCTCAACTGCTGTCGAAATACGTCTCGGAAGATGCTTCACTAGGCACCTGGTTGGCGCCACTACGTCACGTTTATCGCTGGCACGACCCACGTTTCGATACTGCCTACATGCCGGCCAAGTGTCGAGACTATCATCTGGTGCTGCACAAGCGTAGTCAGCACTTAATGCAAGATCTCTACAATGGTAAGATGTGTACACATGAGCATCCGGGACAACGCGCCTTTGTCTCCTACTACTACGATTGGACGAAGCCGGCTGATAAATGCTGCGACAGCATCGTTGCTTAG
- the LOC117565698 gene encoding beta-1,3-galactosyltransferase 6 isoform X1, translating to MRRMNNLVTLFTAITAFFFGSFITRILSIADKCPVERSGVAKLEPHPDLFLVILVFSAPSNTEQRDAMRETWLRLAKPLKQTYFPEDQIYLPSYSDGHLHMETVAWQANRLQQYVQWQQQLPQMEEPRVHRNIKFKHIFAIGTQQLSPTLRSELEHEQKQHNDLLLLPQLHDDYKNLTEKLLQSLITITQHYEFSYLLKVDDDSYVKLDNLLNVLVSYDRKLLRRRGDYVNDPLPELYWGYFNGRANIKTKGHWSEPNYYLSKNYINYALGGGYVISQKLCAHVANNSQLLSKYVSEDASLGTWLAPLRHVYRWHDPRFDTAYMPAKCRDYHLVLHKRSQHLMQDLYNGKMCTHEHPGQRAFVSYYYDWTKPADKCCDSIVA from the coding sequence atgcgtCGAATGAATAATCTAGTTACGCTCTTTACAGCGATAACAGCGTTCTTCTTCGGCAGTTTCATCACAAGAATATTAAGCATAGCGGATAAGTGTCCGGTTGAGCGAAGTGGTGTCGCCAAACTGGAACCGCATCCCGATTTATTTCTAGTAATACTCGTGTTCAGTGCACCCAGCAACACGGAGCAGCGTGATGCCATGCGTGAGACATGGTTGCGTCTCGCTAAGCCTTTGAAGCAAACCTACTTCCCCGAAGATCAAATCTATCTACCAAGCTACAGTGATGGCCACTTGCATATGGAAACAGTGGCGTGGCAGGCGAATCGTCTGCAGCAATACgtgcaatggcaacaacagttgccacaAATGGAGGAGCCGAGAGTGCACCGCAATATAAAGTTCAAGCACATCTTTGCAATTGGAACGCAACAATTGAGTCCCACACTACGCTCTGAGCTAGAGCATGAACAAAAGCAGCACAAtgatttgttgctgttgccgcagTTGCATGACGATTATAAGAATCTCACTGAGAAATTGCTGCAGTCGCTAATAACAATAACGCAACACTACGAGTTCTCATACCTGTTGAAAGTGGACGACGACTCCTACGTGAAGCTGGACAATCTGCTCAACGTACTCGTTTCGTACGATCGCAAGTTGTTGCGTCGTCGAGGAGATTATGTGAATGACCCGTTGCCTGAGCTCTATTGGGGCTACTTCAACGGGCGGGCTAACATCAAAACTAAGGGACACTGGAGTGAACCGAATTATTATTTGAGCAAGAACTACATTAATTATGCTCTAGGTGGCGGCTATGTTATATCTCAGAAACTATGCGCGCATGTGGCGAATAACTCTCAACTGCTGTCGAAATACGTCTCGGAAGATGCTTCACTAGGCACCTGGTTGGCGCCACTACGTCACGTTTATCGCTGGCACGACCCACGTTTCGATACTGCCTACATGCCGGCCAAGTGTCGAGACTATCATCTGGTGCTGCACAAGCGTAGTCAGCACTTAATGCAAGATCTCTACAATGGTAAGATGTGTACACATGAGCATCCGGGACAACGCGCCTTTGTCTCCTACTACTACGATTGGACGAAGCCGGCTGATAAATGCTGCGACAGCATCGTTGCTTAG